Proteins encoded by one window of Companilactobacillus ginsenosidimutans:
- a CDS encoding ECF transporter S component → MMRRRKSYRAAVLGILMAIIFVQSMVPLLGFIPTGFVNITIIHITVIVAAIVLGPTDGAIVGLVWGIGTIIRALTSPTSIIDTTVFTNPIVAILPRVLVGLFAGWVYLWFKKHNTHKVLGMGIASAVGSITNTVLVLFLMRVMYASTLSQAYATQTSALNAVLLAIVGTNGVAELIAAIIIGPAIATAILKTNKFLDE, encoded by the coding sequence ATCATGCGTAGGAGAAAATCATATCGGGCAGCGGTCTTGGGGATATTAATGGCCATCATTTTTGTCCAATCAATGGTGCCATTATTAGGCTTTATTCCGACTGGATTCGTCAATATTACAATTATCCATATCACCGTTATAGTCGCCGCAATTGTGCTTGGACCAACTGATGGTGCAATTGTTGGATTAGTCTGGGGTATCGGGACAATTATCAGAGCATTGACTAGCCCAACATCAATCATTGATACAACGGTATTTACCAACCCAATCGTAGCGATTTTGCCTAGAGTTTTAGTAGGATTATTTGCTGGATGGGTATATCTTTGGTTTAAGAAACATAATACTCATAAAGTTTTAGGGATGGGAATTGCTTCTGCCGTAGGATCAATTACAAATACCGTATTGGTACTCTTCTTGATGAGAGTCATGTATGCCAGCACATTGTCACAGGCTTATGCTACACAAACATCAGCCTTGAATGCAGTGTTGCTTGCTATTGTTGGTACTAATGGTGTAGCGGAACTTATTGCTGCTATTATCATTGGACCTGCAATTGCTACTGCTATCTTGAAGACTAATAAATTTTTAGATGAATAA
- a CDS encoding GNAT family N-acetyltransferase, with amino-acid sequence MHDFNCVPLNINHGSQDIEEILKINRFLIDPLLALKYETNNVFKTFILVDIKKGKIVGFYSLCVGSKRVFKEFKKLKSLPTVENNKELPTVELIWFGIDNKYQGQKLGTALMENVFQTAYDISKRAGVSFLAVNSLKRTKKFYEKLNFFDLGIPHKLNESLWMGVTIKEIKIAINK; translated from the coding sequence TTGCATGATTTTAATTGTGTTCCGTTGAACATAAATCATGGTAGTCAAGATATTGAAGAAATTTTGAAAATCAATAGATTCTTAATTGATCCATTGCTTGCATTAAAGTATGAAACTAATAATGTATTCAAAACTTTCATACTTGTGGATATTAAGAAAGGAAAGATTGTTGGTTTTTATTCACTTTGTGTTGGAAGTAAAAGAGTTTTCAAGGAATTCAAGAAACTAAAAAGTTTACCTACCGTTGAAAATAATAAAGAATTGCCAACAGTTGAATTAATATGGTTCGGAATTGATAATAAGTACCAGGGTCAAAAACTTGGTACTGCACTTATGGAAAATGTATTTCAAACAGCATATGATATTTCAAAAAGAGCTGGAGTAAGTTTCTTAGCTGTGAATTCTCTGAAGAGAACAAAAAAGTTTTATGAAAAACTCAATTTTTTTGACTTAGGTATTCCTCACAAATTAAATGAGAGTTTGTGGATGGGAGTAACTATCAAAGAAATAAAAATAGCAATTAATAAATAA